Proteins encoded in a region of the Bombiscardovia apis genome:
- a CDS encoding DNA-3-methyladenine glycosylase I — translation MSVERCEWAQVSELETDYHDHEWGVPTHDDRELFELLILEGMQAGLSWDLILRKRQNFVEAFDNFDYQTVASYGEDKIAALLSTSGIVRNKLKVRAAVSNAQAFMSVQDEFGSFDAYLWSFVDGKPIVGNWKAVEDVPCSTPLSDVVSKDLRRRGFKFTGSTIVYSYLQATGLLNDHITSCFKYQQ, via the coding sequence ATGAGCGTAGAGCGTTGCGAATGGGCTCAGGTAAGCGAATTAGAAACCGACTACCATGACCACGAATGGGGTGTGCCCACCCACGATGACCGCGAACTCTTCGAGCTCTTAATTCTAGAAGGTATGCAGGCCGGATTGAGTTGGGATCTCATCTTGCGCAAGCGGCAAAACTTCGTAGAAGCGTTTGATAATTTCGATTACCAAACCGTAGCATCTTATGGTGAAGACAAAATCGCCGCACTTCTGTCCACCTCCGGCATTGTGCGCAACAAGCTCAAGGTGCGCGCTGCAGTCAGCAATGCCCAAGCTTTCATGTCCGTTCAAGATGAATTCGGTTCTTTCGATGCGTATTTATGGTCGTTCGTCGATGGCAAGCCGATAGTTGGCAATTGGAAAGCAGTAGAAGATGTGCCCTGCTCGACTCCACTATCGGATGTTGTTAGCAAAGACTTACGTAGGCGAGGCTTCAAGTTTACAGGGTCTACTATCGTATACTCATATTTACAGGCCACGGGCCTATTAAACGATCACATCACCTCTTGTTTCAAATACCAGCAATAA
- the yaaA gene encoding peroxide stress protein YaaA, with amino-acid sequence MITLLSPAKTLDFNSPLPTEQGTQPQFMHEAQTLVESCQSLSTADLRELMSISPQLADLTYERFANWGSQASATKARQAVLAFKGEAYEGLAASNFSEADLQFAQDHLRILSGLYGILRPLDLIEPYRLDMGIRLASGTYTNLYQFWKSKLSASLNQELAEATEPTIINLASAEYSRAVEPKKLNAAIIEPIFLDEKNGTYKVISFYAKRARGLMSRYIIEHRIEESSALKDFRDAGYSFDASMSDQHKWYFTRDENRQKR; translated from the coding sequence ATGATTACGCTCTTATCTCCAGCCAAAACGCTAGATTTCAACTCGCCCCTGCCCACTGAGCAAGGCACACAACCGCAGTTTATGCACGAGGCTCAAACGCTCGTAGAATCCTGCCAATCGCTCAGCACTGCCGACTTGCGCGAGCTCATGTCGATTAGCCCCCAATTAGCCGACCTCACCTACGAGCGTTTTGCCAATTGGGGCTCCCAGGCTAGCGCAACGAAGGCCCGACAAGCCGTATTGGCATTCAAAGGCGAAGCATACGAAGGCTTGGCAGCCAGCAACTTCTCAGAAGCAGACCTGCAATTTGCCCAAGACCACCTCCGCATTCTTTCGGGCTTGTATGGCATCTTGCGCCCACTCGACCTTATTGAGCCTTACCGCCTTGATATGGGCATCCGCTTGGCATCGGGCACTTATACCAACCTCTACCAATTCTGGAAGAGCAAGCTGAGCGCCTCCCTTAACCAAGAGCTCGCCGAAGCAACCGAGCCCACCATAATCAACCTAGCATCGGCAGAATACTCGAGAGCTGTCGAACCAAAGAAGCTCAATGCCGCCATTATTGAACCCATCTTCCTCGACGAAAAGAATGGCACATACAAGGTCATTAGCTTCTATGCCAAGCGCGCCCGAGGCCTCATGAGCCGCTATATTATTGAGCACCGCATTGAAGAAAGTTCAGCTCTCAAAGACTTCCGAGATGCGGGTTATAGCTTTGATGCTAGTATGTCTGACCAACACAAATGGTACTTCACGAGGGATGAGAACCGGCAGAAAAGGTAG
- the aroA gene encoding 3-phosphoshikimate 1-carboxyvinyltransferase, with translation MNLTQALWSAPSAQGPLSAQVTIPGSKSLSNRYLILAALGRRPVEIRGLLRSRDTDLMLAALHTFGVESRAGEQDPTQVTILPPEHGIFTGGGEVDCGLAGTVMRFAPALAMLADGPTRFTGDRQAQERPMRSLLDGLEQLGARVIYEGADGYLPFTIQPPEHFNGGVVSIDSSSSSQFISGLLLLGSRACDGLQVHHVGASLPSLPHIRMTVSDIQQTGVQVEAREDQATWQVHQEPGQLGPQLPEVIQVEPDLSNAAPFLGAALISGGSVCVPHWPTETTQPGGLLPDMLTSLGAQVSFPTIDADQACRVQGSGSLHGLGDYNMAAAGELAPTLAALAVFADSPTRLRGIGHLRGHETNRLAALTAEIRKVGGQAEELEDGIAIVPVERRELHPACIETYADHRMATFAALLGLGIPGIEVRNIGTTSKTLPNFVPMWEQILSTATV, from the coding sequence ATGAATCTTACACAAGCTCTATGGTCTGCTCCCAGCGCTCAAGGACCGCTGAGTGCGCAGGTGACCATACCGGGTAGCAAATCCTTATCGAATAGGTATTTGATACTTGCTGCCTTAGGCCGGCGGCCAGTTGAGATACGCGGATTGCTGCGCTCGCGCGATACTGACCTCATGCTTGCAGCTTTGCATACTTTCGGCGTGGAGAGTCGAGCTGGTGAGCAAGACCCCACCCAAGTGACGATTTTGCCACCTGAACATGGCATTTTTACCGGCGGGGGTGAAGTGGACTGCGGGCTTGCTGGAACGGTCATGCGCTTTGCGCCGGCTCTGGCTATGCTAGCCGATGGTCCGACGCGCTTTACTGGCGACAGACAGGCCCAAGAGCGGCCCATGCGCTCACTCTTAGATGGCTTAGAGCAATTGGGAGCGCGCGTTATATATGAAGGCGCTGATGGGTATTTGCCTTTTACTATTCAGCCGCCTGAGCACTTTAATGGGGGAGTGGTCAGTATCGACTCGTCCTCATCTTCGCAGTTCATCTCTGGACTTTTGCTATTAGGATCTCGGGCCTGCGACGGGTTGCAAGTGCACCATGTGGGTGCTTCGCTGCCGAGCCTGCCACATATTCGGATGACAGTGAGCGATATTCAGCAGACCGGCGTACAGGTCGAGGCTAGGGAAGATCAGGCGACGTGGCAAGTGCATCAAGAGCCAGGTCAGCTCGGGCCGCAATTGCCTGAAGTGATTCAAGTTGAGCCCGACCTGTCGAATGCTGCCCCATTCCTCGGGGCTGCACTTATCAGCGGTGGTAGCGTCTGTGTGCCTCACTGGCCGACGGAGACCACACAGCCAGGCGGTTTGCTTCCAGACATGCTCACCAGTCTTGGAGCACAGGTGAGTTTCCCTACCATCGACGCAGACCAAGCCTGCCGAGTGCAAGGTAGTGGCAGTCTTCATGGCTTAGGTGATTACAATATGGCTGCTGCAGGAGAGCTTGCCCCGACCTTGGCTGCGCTGGCAGTATTCGCAGATAGCCCCACTCGATTAAGAGGCATTGGCCACCTGCGCGGGCACGAGACTAACCGCCTAGCAGCTCTCACAGCAGAAATTCGTAAGGTTGGTGGTCAGGCCGAGGAGTTGGAAGATGGCATCGCAATAGTACCTGTCGAGCGCCGCGAACTTCACCCTGCCTGCATAGAGACTTATGCGGACCACCGGATGGCAACCTTTGCAGCCCTGCTTGGTTTAGGTATCCCGGGTATAGAAGTGCGCAATATAGGAACTACGAGTAAGACTCTGCCCAACTTCGTACCTATGTGGGAGCAGATACTCAGCACGGCTACAGTGTAA
- a CDS encoding acetate/propionate family kinase has product MARTVLVINSGSSSIKYQLVDLETGEGLASGLVEKIGEPVDGHYKHEYQGQKHEMEEPINNHETGLKRVLGLFKEYGPDLNESGIVAVGHRVVQGGSIFPKPALVTDQTLAQVKDLAVLAPLHNGPEAEGAQVMRELLPDTPQVFVFDSSFFTDLPAKASTYALNKDIAEQYHIRRYGAHGTSHEFVGKLVPEVVGKPAEGLKQIVLHIGNGASASAQVSGKPIETSMGLTPLEGLMMGSRTGDIDPAVAFHLMRNAHMSVDELDDLFNKRSGMMGMTGFGDMREVHREIAEGNKDAKLALDIYVHRIVAYIGNYTAQMGGLDVITFTAGVGENDEIVRARVIEQLAPFGVKLNLEENDIRSKEARIISTPDSSVTVCIVPTNEELSIARQSEVIAREGDSYGNKFGK; this is encoded by the coding sequence ATGGCGAGAACCGTCCTAGTTATCAACTCTGGATCTAGCTCGATTAAGTATCAGCTAGTCGATCTCGAAACCGGCGAAGGCTTGGCTTCGGGCTTGGTTGAAAAGATTGGTGAGCCTGTTGACGGCCACTACAAGCACGAGTATCAGGGCCAAAAGCATGAGATGGAAGAGCCCATTAACAACCATGAGACCGGCCTCAAGCGCGTTTTGGGTCTCTTCAAGGAGTACGGCCCGGACCTCAACGAGTCCGGCATCGTCGCCGTTGGCCACCGCGTCGTGCAGGGCGGCTCTATCTTCCCCAAGCCAGCTCTAGTTACAGATCAAACCCTTGCCCAAGTCAAGGATTTGGCCGTTTTAGCACCTCTTCACAATGGTCCAGAAGCCGAAGGCGCTCAGGTTATGCGCGAGCTCCTGCCTGACACTCCTCAGGTCTTTGTATTCGACTCCTCCTTCTTCACCGATTTGCCTGCCAAGGCCTCGACCTATGCCCTCAACAAGGACATCGCCGAGCAGTACCATATTCGTCGCTATGGCGCCCACGGCACCAGCCATGAGTTCGTCGGTAAGCTCGTTCCTGAAGTTGTTGGCAAGCCTGCCGAAGGTCTCAAGCAGATTGTCTTGCACATCGGCAACGGTGCTTCCGCTTCCGCACAGGTCTCCGGCAAGCCGATTGAAACTTCAATGGGTCTCACCCCTCTTGAGGGACTGATGATGGGCAGCCGCACTGGTGACATCGACCCAGCAGTCGCCTTCCACCTGATGCGCAACGCTCACATGTCTGTAGACGAGCTCGATGATTTGTTCAACAAGCGTTCGGGCATGATGGGCATGACCGGCTTCGGCGATATGCGCGAAGTGCACCGCGAAATTGCCGAGGGCAACAAGGATGCCAAGCTAGCACTCGATATCTACGTGCACCGCATCGTAGCCTACATTGGCAACTACACGGCTCAAATGGGCGGCTTGGATGTCATCACCTTCACCGCAGGTGTGGGCGAGAATGATGAGATCGTACGCGCTCGCGTGATTGAGCAGCTCGCTCCCTTCGGTGTCAAGCTCAACTTGGAGGAGAACGACATCCGTTCCAAGGAAGCTCGCATCATTTCGACTCCTGACAGCTCGGTCACCGTTTGCATCGTGCCAACCAACGAAGAGCTTTCCATTGCTCGCCAGTCTGAGGTTATCGCCCGCGAAGGCGACTCCTACGGCAACAAGTTCGGCAAGTAA
- the pta gene encoding phosphate acetyltransferase, with the protein MSPVTISIISPEAGVGRNLVAYGLATVLGKSAKLALFRPVACRKETLTDTLLNAIDSSAERSDYVGTCPCNAREDGEQARADALAAYSQMVASQQPEMVLSVSSDKTAVADPNRMTLDAQMAADLRSPVFLAVCTIDRTAQQVVASVDNCRRIIEQAGSKLAGVFITGCESEQKSDVQAALSNYDKPFWLIDRFDFDPNPQAESNHQQALSVFQACVSDESIVAAARESAPQVTTPIAFQNDLLARAKAANKTIVLPEGQEDRILKAADYLLERDIVKLIIVGDKDSIASRAQELELNHLDKATFQAMDDESVLAPMVDKLCQLRAKKGMTLEQARQQLADPSYFGTMLVVQGLADGLVSGSVNSTANTVRPALQVIKTKPDASLVSGAFLMCFKDHVAIFADCAINLNPNAEQLADIAIQSAQTARSFGIDPKVGMLSYSTLGSGKGPDVDLVEEATKIVHSKAPELPVVGSIQFDAAWSPTVAQAKAKGNAVAGHVNVFVFPSLAAGNIGYKAVQRSSGAIAIGPILQGLNKPVNDLSRGALVQDIINTVALTAVEAQDK; encoded by the coding sequence GTGAGTCCTGTCACTATCAGTATTATCAGTCCTGAAGCGGGCGTGGGGCGCAACCTCGTGGCATACGGCCTTGCGACCGTGCTAGGCAAAAGCGCTAAGTTGGCGTTGTTTAGGCCTGTAGCTTGCCGTAAGGAGACACTCACCGACACCCTCTTGAATGCGATTGACAGCTCGGCTGAGCGCTCTGATTATGTAGGCACTTGCCCTTGTAATGCCCGCGAAGACGGAGAGCAGGCTCGGGCAGACGCTCTAGCTGCATATTCACAGATGGTGGCCAGCCAGCAGCCCGAGATGGTGCTTTCAGTTTCTTCAGATAAAACGGCTGTGGCTGATCCGAACCGCATGACCTTAGATGCGCAGATGGCCGCGGACTTGCGCTCGCCCGTATTCTTGGCTGTGTGCACGATAGATCGCACTGCTCAACAAGTCGTGGCAAGTGTAGACAACTGCCGGCGCATTATCGAACAAGCAGGAAGTAAACTGGCCGGCGTATTCATTACTGGATGCGAGAGCGAGCAGAAGTCTGATGTACAGGCAGCTTTGAGCAATTATGACAAGCCCTTCTGGCTTATTGACCGCTTTGACTTCGACCCTAATCCACAGGCCGAGAGCAACCACCAGCAAGCACTTTCTGTCTTCCAAGCATGTGTCTCAGACGAAAGCATTGTGGCAGCAGCACGCGAATCCGCGCCCCAAGTCACCACTCCTATTGCTTTCCAAAACGACTTGCTGGCCCGGGCCAAAGCCGCCAACAAAACCATCGTCTTGCCTGAGGGCCAAGAGGATCGTATTCTCAAAGCGGCAGACTACTTACTTGAGCGTGATATCGTCAAGCTCATCATTGTGGGAGACAAGGACAGCATCGCTAGCAGAGCCCAAGAGCTGGAATTAAACCACTTAGACAAGGCTACCTTCCAGGCAATGGATGATGAAAGTGTCTTGGCCCCGATGGTAGACAAGCTCTGCCAGCTGCGCGCCAAAAAGGGTATGACACTTGAGCAGGCCCGCCAACAGCTAGCTGATCCCTCGTATTTTGGCACCATGCTAGTTGTTCAAGGTTTGGCAGACGGATTGGTTTCCGGCTCGGTCAACTCCACTGCTAACACCGTTCGCCCGGCCCTGCAAGTGATTAAAACAAAGCCCGATGCTTCGCTAGTTTCCGGCGCTTTCCTGATGTGTTTTAAAGACCATGTGGCCATTTTTGCTGACTGCGCCATTAACCTCAATCCCAATGCGGAGCAACTGGCAGATATAGCCATACAATCCGCCCAGACTGCCCGCTCCTTCGGCATCGACCCCAAGGTTGGCATGCTCTCTTACTCCACGCTCGGCTCCGGTAAGGGTCCGGATGTGGATCTGGTAGAAGAAGCTACGAAGATTGTGCACAGCAAGGCTCCAGAGCTGCCGGTTGTGGGTTCCATCCAGTTCGATGCGGCTTGGTCGCCAACAGTTGCTCAGGCTAAAGCCAAAGGAAATGCGGTTGCCGGGCATGTGAACGTGTTCGTCTTTCCCTCACTAGCCGCTGGCAACATCGGCTACAAGGCCGTACAGCGCTCTTCTGGCGCTATAGCCATCGGTCCGATTCTGCAAGGCCTCAACAAGCCTGTCAATGACCTGTCGCGTGGCGCATTGGTGCAAGACATCATTAATACCGTCGCTCTCACCGCTGTAGAAGCACAAGACAAGTAA
- a CDS encoding LacI family DNA-binding transcriptional regulator, with product MKISPSCQDNEVTLTEVAQRAGVSLSTASRVFVRSGRVSIRTRQQVLAVVEAMGYQSSSLDAPVSIGLQGLLAIVVTDLENIVSARIDRGL from the coding sequence ATGAAAATCAGCCCGAGCTGCCAAGACAACGAGGTAACGCTGACCGAGGTAGCTCAGCGAGCTGGTGTCTCCCTATCTACAGCTTCACGCGTGTTTGTTAGGTCAGGACGGGTGAGTATCCGAACCCGACAGCAAGTGCTAGCAGTAGTAGAAGCTATGGGATACCAGAGTAGCAGTTTGGATGCACCAGTGAGCATTGGGTTACAGGGGTTACTGGCCATCGTGGTTACCGACTTAGAAAACATTGTTTCGGCACGCATAGACCGAGGGCTTTAA
- a CDS encoding RHS repeat-associated core domain-containing protein: MKHVSGSVKNVLLHISISWLTVSKTAINILLQQYSDDESGLHYNRFRYYDPDTGQYISPDPIGLLGE; the protein is encoded by the coding sequence GTGAAGCATGTAAGTGGAAGCGTAAAAAACGTATTACTACATATCAGCATATCGTGGCTTACCGTATCAAAAACTGCAATTAACATTTTACTGCAACAATATAGCGATGATGAAAGTGGGCTACACTATAATCGATTCAGGTATTATGACCCGGATACGGGGCAGTATATTAGTCCTGACCCGATAGGGCTATTAGGTGAATAA
- a CDS encoding polymorphic toxin type 50 domain-containing protein, whose product MTRWGANYEGGKENINQIPNDLPKNINIGQQGKHIPEHNNFIPGRSTINEGINTQSLLDGIHSEQYPIIGKGSRGQPIVTLANL is encoded by the coding sequence TTGACCCGTTGGGGGGCTAATTATGAAGGTGGAAAGGAGAATATTAACCAAATCCCTAATGATTTACCTAAAAATATAAATATTGGGCAACAAGGTAAACATATTCCAGAGCATAATAATTTTATACCTGGAAGAAGTACAATTAATGAAGGTATTAATACTCAATCTTTACTTGATGGTATTCATTCAGAGCAATATCCAATTATAGGAAAAGGAAGTAGAGGTCAACCAATAGTGACTTTGGCAAACCTATAG
- a CDS encoding DUF5713 family protein: protein MYGDEYFPDFLVDKVKKVLTELDAFLADKNYTPETVQEAFDKATLQINGLEEEFEENGSEIETAARDSIAETVDHMLQHYDIDIDLEEALREREW, encoded by the coding sequence ATGTATGGGGATGAGTATTTCCCTGATTTCTTGGTAGACAAGGTAAAGAAAGTTCTCACCGAACTCGATGCCTTTTTGGCAGATAAGAACTATACTCCCGAGACGGTGCAGGAGGCTTTCGACAAGGCAACCTTGCAGATTAACGGCTTGGAAGAAGAGTTTGAAGAGAATGGTAGCGAGATTGAAACTGCCGCCCGTGATTCTATAGCTGAAACTGTTGATCACATGCTCCAGCATTACGATATTGATATTGACTTAGAAGAAGCCCTGAGAGAGCGCGAATGGTAG